From the genome of Candidozyma auris chromosome 2, complete sequence, one region includes:
- a CDS encoding tetrahydrofolate synthase, with translation MSNVNRSYKDAIAALNSLQSNYASIEALKSQKDFSPKQRSELSIAEVYEFIRRLGYKPKEFDRLNVVHVTGTKGKGSTCAFVDSVLRQYRGSGIGKVGLFTSPHLKSVRERIRIDGQPITEQKFTKYFYEVWDKLSSTTSSPEEFPSLQPCDVVKPMYFKYLTVLSFHVFMSEGVDTAIYEVGVGGKYDSTNIVQHPTVAGVSSLGIDHTFMLGNTIDSIAWNKAGIFKSGCPAVVSEQSEFPESIEIVKKVADEVGVSSFEVVGSSIIPPDVKLGLAGSFQRQNAALAVKLADIHLRKLGVPDSDLPTWNDGTPTLPEKFIVGLANTKWDGRCQRLTGQEGFENVTWYIDGAHTLESIRVASEWFSSSVVKQRQRPGAPNILLFNQQARENASDLLQKLHDTVSAAGVKFDHVIFTTNITWSDGSYNSDLVSLNNSKEQVDKLVIQKELAEKWSSLDQAKGQTSRKHIFPDIETSLNFIKSLTNDDHHVDTFVCGSLHLVGGFLAVLEGERD, from the coding sequence ATGTCCAACGTCAACCGATCATATAAAGACGCAATTGCCGCCTTGAACAGCCTCCAGTCGAATTATGCCTCGATCGAGGCGCTCAAGCTGCAAAAAGACTTTCTGCCGAAACAAAGATCGGAGCTCTCCATCGCCGAGGTATATGAGTTTATCAGGCGTTTGGGATATAAGCCAAAGGAATTTGATAGGTTGAATGTCGTTCACGTTACAGGCACAAAGGGGAAAGGCTCGACTTGTGCGTTTGTGGATTCGGTGCTTCGACAGTACCGAGGTAGCGGCATAGGCAAAGTGGGGCTCTTCACCAGTCCTCACCTCAAGTCTGTCAGAGAGCGGATCAGAATAGACGGCCAGCCAATTACGGAGCAGAAATTCACGAAATACTTCTACGAAGTGTGGGATAAGCTTTCGCTGACGACGTCGCTGCCTGAAGAGTTCCCTTCGTTGCAACCTTGTGATGTCGTGAAACCAATGTATTTCAAGTACCTCACGGTGCTCTCATTCCACGTTTTCATGTCTGAGGGGGTGGACACTGCTATTTATGAGGTGGGCGTAGGAGGGAAGTACGATTCTACCAATATCGTCCAGCACCCCACTGTTGCAGGTGTAAGTTCCTTGGGAATTGACCATACGTTTATGTTGGGCAACACTATCGACTCAATTGCATGGAATAAGGCGGGTATTTTTAAGCTGGGCTGTCCTGCTGTTGTGTCAGAGCAGTCGGAGTTCCCTGAGCTGATTGAAATCGTGAAGAAGGTTGCCGACGAAGTGGGGGTGTCCCTGTTTGAAGTAGTGGGTTCCTCGATAATTCCTCCTGACGTGAAATTGGGTCTTGCAGGCTCCTTTCAGCGTCAGAATGCTGCTTTGGCCGTGAAGTTAGCAGACATTCATCTTCGAAAACTTGGTGTCCCAGACTCTGATTTGCCCACATGGAACGACGGCACGCCCACTTTGCCTGAAAAATTCATTGTGGGTCTTGCGAACACGAAATGGGACGGAAGGTGTCAGAGACTAACCggccaagaaggctttGAAAATGTCACTTGGTACATTGACGGTGCTCATACACTAGAGTCTATACGAGTCGCATCTGAGTGGTTTAGCTCGAGTGTGGTCAAACAGAGACAACGCCCAGGTGCTCCTAATATCCTTTTATTTAATCAGCAAGCTAGAGAGAACGCTCTGGATTTATTGCAGAAACTTCATGACACTGTTTCAGCAGCGGGTGTCAAATTTGACCatgtcatcttcaccaccaacatCACCTGGTCCGATGGAAGCTATAACAGCGACTTGGTCTCGCTTAATAATTCTAAAGAACAAGTTGATAAGCTCGTTATCCAGAAGGAGTTGGCTGAGAAATGGAGCTCTTTGGATCAGGCTAAGGGACAAACATCACGAAAGCATATTTTCCCTGATATCGAAACAAGtctcaacttcatcaagagtTTGACTAACGATGACCATCATGTTGACACATTTGTTTGTGGATCGTTGCATTTAGTTGGAGGGTTCCTTGCGGTGCTagaaggagaaagagactAA